The Pseudomonas rhizosphaerae genomic sequence GACCGAGCAGGTCGTACAGCACGCCCTCGCGCAGGGCGCCATCGCAATGGTCCATGCGTTGCAGGGCGAGCGCATCGAAGATCGCCTCGAGAATCGCCAACCCGGCCGGGAAAATGGTTCGGCGGTCGGGCTTGATGCCCTCGAAGTCGATCTTGTCTACGTCGCCCAGCTTGAACAGCTTGCGCTTGAGCCAGGCCAGGCCGTCGGCGTTGACCTCGCCGCTGCCCTGACCGCCGGCCTTCAGTGCCAGGCCGATGGCGCGGATGGTGCCGGACGAGCCGATGGCCTCGTCCCAACTGAGCCGATGCAGAGCGTTTTCGATGCTCATGATCTCCAGACGCGCCGCCGTGTAGGCCTGGGCATAGCGGGCGGGGGTGATCTTGCCGTCGCGGAAGTAGCGCTGGGTGTAGCTCACGCAACCCATCTGCAGGCTTTCGCGCAACAAGGGCTCGAAACGCTGGCCGATGATGAATTCGGTACTGCCGCCGCCGATGTCGGCGACCAGGCGCTTGCCCGGCGTGTCGGCCAGGGTATGGGAAACGCCCAGATAGATAAGGCGGGCTTCTTCGCGGCCGGAGATGACCTCCACCGGATGGCCGAGGATCTGCTCGGCGCGGACGATGAATTCGTTGCGGTTGCGCGCTTCGCGCAGGGCATTGGTGCCAACGATGCGCACGGCGCCCAGGGGCAGGCCGTTGATCAGTTGGGCAAAGCGCTTGAGGCAGTCCAGGCCGCGCTGCATCGACTCTTCGCTGAGCTGGCGCTCTTCGTCGATGCCGGCGGCGAGCTGGACCTTTTCCCCCAGGCGCTCGAGGATGCGGATTTCATTGACGTGGGCCTTGGCCACCACCATATGAAAGCTGTTCGAGCCCAGGTCGATGGCGGCGATCAGGGACAGGTTCTTGGCTTTGGTCTGCGGCATGGTCAAAGGATCTCGGTCGTTAACCCCCGCATCGTGCCACGATCAGGCGACGGCGCCAACGCGCCATCCTGATCTTTGCCCCCAGGCCCGAGCCCAGGCGAGCTTCAAGCCGGTTGCATACCGATGAACTGCGCCAGCTCAGGCGTGCGCGGATTGACGAACAACTCCTTGGGGTCGCCCACTTCATGCACCTTGCCGTGGTGCATGAACACCAGCTTGTCCCCGACTTCGCGGGCGAAGCGCATTTCATGGGTGACCATGATCAACGTCATGCCGTCTTCGGCCAGCTTGCGCACCACGCTGAGCACTTCGTTGACCAGCTCCGGGTCCAGCGCCGAGGTGATCTCGTCGCACAGCAGCACCTTGGGCGACATGGCCAGTGCCCGGGCAATCGCCACGCGCTGTTGCTGGCCGCCGGACAGCCGATCGGGAAACGCATCGAACTTTTCCCCCAGACCGACGCGCTCGAGCATCTCGCGGGCCAGCTCGCGGGCGCGGGCCTTGGGCACCTTCTGCACCACCTGCGGGGCGAGCATGACGTTCTCGCCCACGCTCAGGTGCGGGAACAGGTTGAACTGCTGGAACACCATGCCGACCTTCTGGCGCAGGCTGCGCAAATCGGCGCGCGCGGCATCCAGGTATTCACCATCGACTTCGATGACGCCGTCGTTGATCGATTCCAGGCCGTTCAGGGTGCGCAGCAGGGTGCTCTTGCCCGAACCGCTGCGGCCGATGATCGCGACCACCTGACCTTCGTCCACACTCAGGTCGATGCCCTTGAGCACGTGATGATCGCCGTAGTACTTGTGCAGGGCGGAAATCCTAAGCAGCGGCATGCAGCCTCCTTTCCAGATAGCGGGCACTGAGCGACAGCGGGTAGCACAGGGCGAAGTAGCCCAGGGCGACGAAGCCGTAGACCATGAAGGGTTCGAAGGTGGCGTTGGCCAGCATGCTGCCGGTCTTGGTCAGCTCGGTGAAGCCGATGATCGAGGTCACCGCGGTGCCCTTGACCACCTGCACCGAAAAGCCCACAGTCGGCGCCACGGCGATGCGCAAGGCCTGGGGCAGGATCACGTAGCGCAGTTGCTCGGTGCGGGTCAGTGCCAGGCTGGCCGAGGCTTCCCACTGGCCGTTGCCGATGGACTCCACGCAACCGCGCCAGATCTCGGCCAGGTAGGCGCTGGTGAACAGCGTCAGGGCCAGGGCCGCGGCCACCCAAGGCGAGATGTCCACGCCCATCAGCGCCACGCCGAAGAACACCAGAAACAGCTGCATCAGCAGCGGCGTGCCCTGGAACACTTCAATGTAGCAACGCGCGAGGGTGCGCAGTGGATGCATGGGCGAGATACGCAGGGTCATCACCAGCAAGCCGATCAGCCCGCCGCCGATGAACGCCACCAGGCTCAAGGCCAGGGTCCATTGCAGGCCGGTGAGCAGATTGCGCACGATGTCCCACAGGGTGAAATCCATCAACTGTTCCTCATGATGAAACGCCGACCCAGCCAGTTCAGCAGCATGCGGATCAGGATCGACATGGCCAGGTACACCAGAGTGGTCAGCACATACGTCTCGAAGGCGCGGAAATTACGCGACTGAATGAAGTTGGCGTAGAAGCTCAACTCCTGCGTGGCGATCTGCGAACACACCGCCGAACCCAGCATGACAATGATGATCTGGCTGCTCAGCGCCGGCCAGACCTTGGCCAGCGCAGGCTGAAGGACCACGTAGCGGAAGGCTTCGAACCGACTCATGGCCAGGGCCGCCGACGCTTCGAGCTGGCCCTTGGGTATGGCCTGGATGCCGGCACGGATGATCTCGGTGGAATAGGCCCCCAGATTGACCACCATGGCCAGCACCGCGGCCTGCCATTCGCTGATCTGCACGCCCAGGCTGGGCAGGCCGAAGAAGATGAAGAACAGCTGCACCAGGAAGGGCGTGTTGCGGATCAACTCCACGTAGACCCCGAAGAGGCCGGCGAACGGCTTGATCTGCCAGGCCCGCACGGCGCCGCCGACGATGCCCACGGACACCCCGAGCAGCGCGCCGATGGCGGTCAGCTCAAGGGTGAACAGTGCCCCCTTGAGCAGCAGGTCGGCCTGGGCGAGTACCGGGGCGAAAGCGAACTGATAAGCCATTGCGTACGCTCGACAATCAGAGATCGGCGGGCAGCGGCTGCTTCAGCCAGGTCTGCGCGTTCTTTTCCAGGCTGCCGTCTTTCTTGCCCGCGGCAATGATCTCGTTGACCTTGGTCAGCAGCTCGGGCTGTTGCTTGTTGATGCCCACGTACACCGGGGAATCCTTGAGCTTGATCTTCAAGGCTGGAATGCGCTTGGGGTTCTTCTCCGAGATGGCCACCATCACCACGTTGCCGCTGGCGATCAGATCGGTCTGACCGGCGAGGTAGGCGGCGATGGTCGAGTTGTTGTCTTCGAAGCGCTTGATGGTCAGGCCTTCGGGGGCGACCTTGCTCAGCTCGATATCCTCGATGGCGCCACGGGTCACGCTGATGGTCTTGCCCTTGAGGTCGTCGAGGTTGGCGACCGGTGCTTCCGGCGGACCGAACACGGCCAGGTAGAAGGGCGCGTAGGCACTGGAAAAATCGATGACCTGCTCACGTTCGGCGTTCTTGCCCAGGCTCGAGATGACCAGGTCGACCTTGCCGGTGGTGAGGTAGGGAATGCGGTTGGTGGAGTTTACCGGGGTGAGCTGCAGCTTCACCTTCAGTTGATCGGCGATCAGCTTGGCCGTGTCGATGTCCAGGCCACGCGGCTGCATGTCGGGACCGACCGAACCGAAGGGGGGGAAGTCCTGCGGCACGGCGACACGCAGGGTACCGCGCTCGGTGATGTCGCTCAGGCCATCGGCGTGGGCGACCTGGCCCAGCATGAGGCTGGCGACCAGGGCAGTGAACAGCAAGCTGCAGCGCGAAATCATGGCAATACTCCGATTACGGTCGAGTCGAGGTTGCCAGGGTGGTAGCACAGCGCGTGCCAGAATGGGGCAGGGCACGGGCCGTGCCGCGTGGCGATGCGAATCGGGTCGCGAGGGTTGCCCAGTTGTGGTCCCGGCGCGCACCGTTGCGGAGCGCGGCAGCCCAGCCCTACGGTCACTCCTGGTGCATCGCACAGGGTTCCATTGGCTGTATCACCACTGTTCATAGTGATGATCAATGATCATCGGCTTCCTGTAGCAGCGCTGTGCCGCTATGATGGGCCACGTTTTTCTTTCCGAATATGACCACGGAGACACTCCATGAGCAGCGACCTTATCAAGCACGTCAGCGACGCCAGCTTCGAAGCAGATGTACTCAAGGCTGACGGCGCTGTACTCGTCGACTACTGGGCCGAGTGGTGTGGCCCGTGCAAGATGATCGCCCCGGTCCTCGACGAGATCGCCGAAACCTACAAGGGCAAGCTGACCGTCGCCAAGCTCAACATCGACGAGAATCAGGAAACCCCGGCCAAGCACGGCGTGCGCGGCATCCCGACGCTGATGCTGTTCAAGAACGGCAACGTCGAGGCGACCAAGGTCGGCGCGCTGTCCAAGTCGCAGTTGGCAGCCTTCCTGGACGCCAACATCTGATACCCCAAAGGCCCCGCATTCGTCGGGGCCTTTTTCTGGGCGCAATACTAGACGCCTACAAATCGAGGTGTTACATTCGGCCTCGCATTGGTTTCTCCTCTGCCCCCTGCAAGCCGTCGCCGACGCACTCCTACTCGAATCAGTACGCGATCCTGTCGCCTTCTCTGCGGCGCGGCCTCATTAAGCCCAAAGCTTAATTTCTCCCCTCCATACATGATTACGTCATTCCCTTATGAACCTGACTGAACTCAAGCAAAAGCCGATCACCGATCTGCTCGAAATGGCCGAACAGATGGGCATAGAAAATATGGCCCGTTCGCGCAAGCAGGATGTGATTTTCTCCCTGTTGAAGAAGCACGCCAAAAGCGGTGAGGAAATCTCCGGTGATGGCGTGCTGGAGATTCTCCAGGACGGCTTCGGCTTCCTGCGTTCGGCTGACGCCTCGTACCTGGCCGGCCCAGACGACATCTACGTCTCGCCCAGCCAGATCCGCCGCTTCAACCTGCGTACCGGCGACACCATCGTCGGCAAGATCCGGCCGCCCAAGGAAGGCGAGCGTTATTTCGCCCTGTTGAAAGTCGATACCATCAACTTCGACCGCCCGGAAAACGCGAAAAACAAGATTCTCTTCGAAAACCTCACGCCACTGTTCCCTACGGTGCGCATGAAGATGGAAGCCGGCAACGGTTCCACCGAAGACCTCACCGGTCGCGTCATCGACCTGTGTGCACCGATCGGCAAGGGCCAGCGTGGCCTGATCGTCGCTCCGCCGAAAGCGGGCAAGACCATCATGCTGCAGAACATCGCGTCGAACATCACGCGCAACAACCCCGAATGCCACCTGATCGTCCTGCTGATCGACGAGCGTCCGGAAGAAGTGACCGAGATGCAGCGCACCGTGCGCGGCGAAGTGGTCGCCTCGACCTTCGACGAGCCGCCAACCCGCCACGTGCAAGTGGCCGAGATGGTGATCGAGAAGGCCAAGCGCCTGGTCGAGCACAAGAAGGACGTGGTCATCCTGCTCGACTCCATCACCCGTCTGGCGCGTGCCTACAACACCGTGATCCCGAGCTCCGGCAAGGTCCTGACCGGTGGTGTCGACGCTCACGCCCTGGAGAAGCCGAAGCGTTTCTTCGGCGCCGCGCGTAACATCGAGGAAGGCGGTTCGCTGACCATCATCGCCACCGCGCTGGTCGAAACCGGCTCGAAGATGGATGAAGTGATCTACGAAGAGTTCAAGGGTACCGGCAACATGGAACTGCCCCTGGACCGCAAGATCGCCGAGAAGCGCGTCTTCCCGGCCATAAACATCAACCGTTCCGGTACCCGTCGCGAAGAGCTGCTGACCGCCGACGACGAACTGCAGCGCATGTGGATCCTGCGCAAGCTGCTGCACCCGATGGACGAAGTCGCAGCCATCGAGTTCCTGATCGACAAGCTCAAGCAGACCAAGACCAACGACGAGTTCTTCCTGTCGATGAAACGCAAGTAAGCCCACCGGCTGCTTGATCCGAATGGCGCCCTTGCGGCGCCATTCTTATTTTCACCGTTCACCCATTCCGCCAGACCCGCTCGGCCGACAAGGATTGTTATGAATCACCTAGCCTATCGACGTGACATCGACGGCTTGCGCGCCGTGGCCGTCATTGCCGTGGTGTTGTTCCACTTTGGTATTCCGGGTTTCGCCGGCGGATTCGTCGGCGTCGACGTGTTCTTCGTCATTTCGGGCTACCTGATCACCTCGATCATCTGCCGCGAGCGTGCGTCGGGCCACTTCAGTTTCGTGGCGTTCTGGGTGCGGCGTGCGCGGCGTATACTGCCGGCCCTGGTGGTGATGGTGGTGGCCTGCCTGGTCGTCGGCTGGTTCCTGCTGGTGCCCCGTGACTACGAGGAGCTGGGACGTTCGGCGCGGTACCAGGCGATGTTCATCTCCAACGTACTGTTCGCGCGGCAGGACGGCTATTTCGATACCGATTCGGAGCTCAAGCCACTGTTGCACACCTGGTCGCTGGCGGTGGAAGAGCAGTTCTACATTCTTCTGCCGCTGTTGCTGGCCTTGCTGGGACGCTATGTGAAAGCCTGGCGCCGGGGCTTGCTGGGGATTGCCTTGGTGTCGCTCGCGGTGAGCCTTTGGCAAGTGCAGCACGCGTCTGCGCAAGCGTTCTTTCTGCTGCCGGCGCGGGCGTGGGAGTTGCTGGCTGGTAGCCTGCTGGCAGTTGCGCCCGTGTTCGACCGGGCAGTGTCGTCGGTGGTGCGCCACGCCGTGGCCACGGCCGGGATCGCCGCCGTTGCCGTGGCCATCGCCTGCTACGATTGGCAGACCGCGTTCCCCGGCATGGCGGCATTGCTGCCGGTACTGGGTACGGTGGCAATCATCTGGTCCGGCAGCGGGCAGGGCACCTGGTTGTCACGCATGCTGGGCACACGGCCGATGGTGGCGGTGGGTTTGATTTCGTATTCCTGGTACCTGTGGCATTGGCCGGTGCATGTATTCGCCGAGTACGCCGCCGTCGACGGTATCGCCATGCACGAGAACCTCGCGCTGATGCTGTGCAGTTTGCTGCTCGGCTACCTGTCCTGGCGCTGGGTCGAAACACCTATGCGAGGTCGGCGTTGGCTGGCCCAGCCGCGCCAGGCACTGCTGGGGGCACTGCTGGCCATGGTTCTGGTGGGCCTGGCCGGTCAGTCCCTGCGCTGGAGCGAAGGGGTGCCGTGGCGACTGTCGACGCAGGCGCTGGGTTATGCCAATGCCAGCCAGTGGCATGCCGGGCAGCGTGATTGCATGTTCGAAGCGGCTACCGCGCCCGAACGCCTGATCTGTCACTTCGGACCTCGAGGCGACGAGGCGTTGCCGCCGCTGGTCTGGGGTGACAGCCATGCCGCTGCGCTGATACCGGCGCTGCGGGTACATAGCGAGCACACCGGTCAGGCCCTCGACCTGGCCAGTTCGGCCGGCTGCATACCGGTCGCCGGGCTGGAGCGCAATGCGTTGTGCCGTCAGTTCAATGCACAGGTCCGCAGGGTGATCGCTCAGGCGCCGCGGCGCGACGTCGTGCTGGTCGCGCGCTGGACGTTGTACCTGTATGGCGACGAGCATGGCGACCTGACCTATCGCCTGCCTGGGCCTGATACATCGGCCCAGATGGCCGACGCGCTCAAGCGCGAAGTGCAGGCCCTGCGCCAAGGGGGCAGCCGCGTCTGGCTGCTCGACGAGGTCCCCTTGCAGAGCGCCAACGCGCCCTATCGGCTCAGTCGCCTGGCCATGCTGGAACGACCCACGCAGGGCGTCGGACGTAGTCTGAGCGAGCATCGGCAGCGCCAGGCGTTCATGCATGCGCTATTCGCCGAACTGGCCGCTGGCGATCCCCAGGTCCGTATTCTCGACACAACCAGGCTGTTCTGCGCCGACGGCATCACCTGCGTGGCCGAGGCCGCGGGGCACTCGTTGTACATGGATGACAATCACTTGGGCGACGATGCTGCCCGCTTCGTGGCGCCGCTGTTCGCACCCTTGCTTTCACCGGCGAAGGTCACCGGCCAGGGCAATTCCCATTAAAGCCCAGGCGGCGGCTGCGAGCGGCCGCCAGAGCAGGTAGGATGTAGGCTTATTTTCTAACTGGCATGGTCGATGAAATTCAAGGATCTTCGGGATTTCGTGCAGCAGCTTGAGCAGCGCGGAGAGTTGAAACGCATTCAGGTGCCTATCTCGCCGGTGCTCGAAATGACCGAGGTGTGCGACCGCACCCTGCGCGCAAAAGGGCCGGCGTTGCTGTTCGAAAAGCCCACCGGCTTCGACATTCCGGTGCTGGGCAACCTGTTCGGCACGCCCGAGCGGGTGGCCATGGGCATGGGCGCCGAATCGGTGAGCGAGCTGCGCGAGATCGGCAAGCTGCTGGCGTTCCTCAAGGAGCCCGAGCCGCCCAAGGGGCTGCGCGATGCCTGGTCCAAGCTGCCGATCTTCAAGAAGATCATCGCCATGGCGCCCAAGGTGATCAAGGACGCGCCCTGCCAGGAGATCGTCCTGGAGGGTGACGACGTCGACCTTGGCCTGCTGCCCGTGCAGCATTGCTGGCCCGGCGACGTCGCGCCGTTGATCACCTGGGGCCTGACGGTCACCAAGG encodes the following:
- the trxA gene encoding thioredoxin TrxA, yielding MSSDLIKHVSDASFEADVLKADGAVLVDYWAEWCGPCKMIAPVLDEIAETYKGKLTVAKLNIDENQETPAKHGVRGIPTLMLFKNGNVEATKVGALSKSQLAAFLDANI
- a CDS encoding amino acid ABC transporter permease; this translates as MAYQFAFAPVLAQADLLLKGALFTLELTAIGALLGVSVGIVGGAVRAWQIKPFAGLFGVYVELIRNTPFLVQLFFIFFGLPSLGVQISEWQAAVLAMVVNLGAYSTEIIRAGIQAIPKGQLEASAALAMSRFEAFRYVVLQPALAKVWPALSSQIIIVMLGSAVCSQIATQELSFYANFIQSRNFRAFETYVLTTLVYLAMSILIRMLLNWLGRRFIMRNS
- the ppx gene encoding exopolyphosphatase, coding for MPQTKAKNLSLIAAIDLGSNSFHMVVAKAHVNEIRILERLGEKVQLAAGIDEERQLSEESMQRGLDCLKRFAQLINGLPLGAVRIVGTNALREARNRNEFIVRAEQILGHPVEVISGREEARLIYLGVSHTLADTPGKRLVADIGGGSTEFIIGQRFEPLLRESLQMGCVSYTQRYFRDGKITPARYAQAYTAARLEIMSIENALHRLSWDEAIGSSGTIRAIGLALKAGGQGSGEVNADGLAWLKRKLFKLGDVDKIDFEGIKPDRRTIFPAGLAILEAIFDALALQRMDHCDGALREGVLYDLLGRHHHEDVRERTLSSLMTRYHVDVEQAERVERKALHAFDQVAADWELEDGVWRELLGWAAKVHEIGLDIAHYHYHKHGAYLIEHSDLAGFSREDQQMLALLVRGHRRNIPKDKFAEFGDDGMQLIRLCVLLRFAILFHHIRGTQEMPAVSLHAKAKSLDVVFPDGWLENNQLTQADFAQEAEWLTRVGFTLTVR
- a CDS encoding acyltransferase family protein, whose protein sequence is MNHLAYRRDIDGLRAVAVIAVVLFHFGIPGFAGGFVGVDVFFVISGYLITSIICRERASGHFSFVAFWVRRARRILPALVVMVVACLVVGWFLLVPRDYEELGRSARYQAMFISNVLFARQDGYFDTDSELKPLLHTWSLAVEEQFYILLPLLLALLGRYVKAWRRGLLGIALVSLAVSLWQVQHASAQAFFLLPARAWELLAGSLLAVAPVFDRAVSSVVRHAVATAGIAAVAVAIACYDWQTAFPGMAALLPVLGTVAIIWSGSGQGTWLSRMLGTRPMVAVGLISYSWYLWHWPVHVFAEYAAVDGIAMHENLALMLCSLLLGYLSWRWVETPMRGRRWLAQPRQALLGALLAMVLVGLAGQSLRWSEGVPWRLSTQALGYANASQWHAGQRDCMFEAATAPERLICHFGPRGDEALPPLVWGDSHAAALIPALRVHSEHTGQALDLASSAGCIPVAGLERNALCRQFNAQVRRVIAQAPRRDVVLVARWTLYLYGDEHGDLTYRLPGPDTSAQMADALKREVQALRQGGSRVWLLDEVPLQSANAPYRLSRLAMLERPTQGVGRSLSEHRQRQAFMHALFAELAAGDPQVRILDTTRLFCADGITCVAEAAGHSLYMDDNHLGDDAARFVAPLFAPLLSPAKVTGQGNSH
- the rho gene encoding transcription termination factor Rho; this translates as MNLTELKQKPITDLLEMAEQMGIENMARSRKQDVIFSLLKKHAKSGEEISGDGVLEILQDGFGFLRSADASYLAGPDDIYVSPSQIRRFNLRTGDTIVGKIRPPKEGERYFALLKVDTINFDRPENAKNKILFENLTPLFPTVRMKMEAGNGSTEDLTGRVIDLCAPIGKGQRGLIVAPPKAGKTIMLQNIASNITRNNPECHLIVLLIDERPEEVTEMQRTVRGEVVASTFDEPPTRHVQVAEMVIEKAKRLVEHKKDVVILLDSITRLARAYNTVIPSSGKVLTGGVDAHALEKPKRFFGAARNIEEGGSLTIIATALVETGSKMDEVIYEEFKGTGNMELPLDRKIAEKRVFPAININRSGTRREELLTADDELQRMWILRKLLHPMDEVAAIEFLIDKLKQTKTNDEFFLSMKRK
- a CDS encoding amino acid ABC transporter ATP-binding protein; this translates as MPLLRISALHKYYGDHHVLKGIDLSVDEGQVVAIIGRSGSGKSTLLRTLNGLESINDGVIEVDGEYLDAARADLRSLRQKVGMVFQQFNLFPHLSVGENVMLAPQVVQKVPKARARELAREMLERVGLGEKFDAFPDRLSGGQQQRVAIARALAMSPKVLLCDEITSALDPELVNEVLSVVRKLAEDGMTLIMVTHEMRFAREVGDKLVFMHHGKVHEVGDPKELFVNPRTPELAQFIGMQPA
- a CDS encoding amino acid ABC transporter permease, which codes for MMDFTLWDIVRNLLTGLQWTLALSLVAFIGGGLIGLLVMTLRISPMHPLRTLARCYIEVFQGTPLLMQLFLVFFGVALMGVDISPWVAAALALTLFTSAYLAEIWRGCVESIGNGQWEASASLALTRTEQLRYVILPQALRIAVAPTVGFSVQVVKGTAVTSIIGFTELTKTGSMLANATFEPFMVYGFVALGYFALCYPLSLSARYLERRLHAAA
- a CDS encoding transporter substrate-binding domain-containing protein — translated: MISRCSLLFTALVASLMLGQVAHADGLSDITERGTLRVAVPQDFPPFGSVGPDMQPRGLDIDTAKLIADQLKVKLQLTPVNSTNRIPYLTTGKVDLVISSLGKNAEREQVIDFSSAYAPFYLAVFGPPEAPVANLDDLKGKTISVTRGAIEDIELSKVAPEGLTIKRFEDNNSTIAAYLAGQTDLIASGNVVMVAISEKNPKRIPALKIKLKDSPVYVGINKQQPELLTKVNEIIAAGKKDGSLEKNAQTWLKQPLPADL